The region CGACATCACAGTCGCGTCCGAGATCATGGCAGTGCTGTGCCTCGCGACCAGCATGTCCGATCTCAAGGAAAGGCTCGGCCGGCTGATCGTCGCCTATACCCAGGACAACAAGCCTGTGACGGCGTCGGACCTCAAGGCCGTTGGGGCCATGGCCGTTCTTCTCAAGGACGCTCTCAAGCCCAACCTCGTGCAAACCCTCGAGGGCCAGCCCGCGTTCGTGCACGGCGGGCCGTTCGCCAACATAGCCCACGGCAACAACTCCGTGATCGCCACCGGTATGGCGCTCAAGCTAGCGGACTACGTGGTGACCGAGGGAGGATTCGCGGCCGACCTCGGGGCGGAGAAGTTCTTCGACATCGTCCACAGGTTCACCGGACTCAAGCCTGACGTGGCGATCCTGGTTGCCTCTGTCCGGGCCTTGAACATGCACGGCGGGGTCCCCAAAGACAAGGTCAGCGAGACCAATCTCGCGGCCCTCGAAGCAGGGTGCGCGAACCTCGACCGGCACATCCAGAACCTCAAGAAGTTCGGAGTGCCCATCGTGGTTGCGATCAACCGGTTCCCCACTGACTCCCCAGAGGAACTGGAGCTCGTTAAGGGCCACTGCGATGCTCTGGGCGTTCGCAGCGCGATATCCGAGGTGGTCGCCCGCGGCGGCGAGGGCGGGCTGGAGCTGGGCCGGCAGGTGCTTGAGGCGCTGGAGAGCGATCCTTCGGACTTTCACCCCATCTACGACCCGGCCCTGCCCATAAAGGCCAAGATCGAGACGCTCGCGCGGGAGATCTATGGGGCTGACGGTGTGGTCTACACGCCCGGGGCGGAGAAGAACATCTCCTCCCTCACGAAGCTCGGCCTCGACAAGATGCCAATATGCATGGCTAAGACCCAGCACTCCATCACGGACGATCCGAACATGAAGGGAGCGCCCACTGGCTGGAAGCTGAACGTCAGAGAAGTCCGGGCTTCTGCCGGCGCCGGGTTCCTGGTGGTGCTGACAGGCGACGTGATGACCATGCCGGGCCTCCCGAAGGTACCGGCCGCGGAGAACGTGGACATCGACGAGAACGGAAGGATAGTTGGGCTGTTCTGATAGGTAATAATGTACGCGATAGTGGCCTGTCCGCCACCGGGCGTCGGATGGCGTCATGATGGGCCACATGAGCTGAGCCGGAAGGCATGGTCAGCTTCTCCCCCTTGAACCACCAGGTTCCGGGGGGTATTTCTTGTGGCCTGTCCCAATTTCGGGGCTTGAGCGTCACCCAGTGCACGCTATTCATACTATATATCAGCCTGAGGGCCGAGAGTATGCCCAGAAAACCCAGTGGCCTATGGCTGGATAACCGATACGGGAGGAGCGATGAACCGTGGAGAGCGCTCAGGTCGGCTTCGGATGGTGGAAAGGTGGTCTCGCCTGGAGCCTCGCCTTGATCCTTCTAGGAATCATCGTGGTTGCGGTGTTCTGGTTCCCGTGGTGCTAGCGGGGCGTGATTCAGATGCAGTACCGCGTAAAAAAGGGTGACTTGCCTGCAGAGGCAGGCCAGGGGATTCTCAGCGATAAGGAGGACACACAAATGACCGTTGGCGAAGTCGTCAAGGCTGATCCTGGCCCCGGTGTGGGCTGGTGGGCGGGAGGAAACTGGGGAATGCTCTTGATCCTCCTGGGCATCATTGTTCTCGCGGCATTTGTACCCAGGTGGTGGTAGTCGCGAGGGCTATCGCAAGGTGAGACCGGCCGGTCGTAGCCTCGCCCTTCCTGTCAACCGTGCCTGCCACGGCACGGTTGATCTGCGTACCCCAGCGGTGAAATGGACGATTGCCCACCCCGCTTATGTTCGCCCTGTGCTGCATGGTTCTGAGTGACCAAGGTATTGTTCCCCGCGGGAACCTGGTATATACTCTACTCTAGGCGCAGACCAGCATTCTTGGGAGGTGCTCTGTCTTATGAAATCCTTGGAGGAGCTCAAGCGGATCAGAGAGCGGGCGCGGGCTATGACGGAACTCCGCGAAGGTCAGGGTGACGTCAGGATCGTCGTCGGCATGGGGACATGCGGAATCGCAGCCGGCGCCCGTGACACTCTTGGAGCGATCTTGGAGGAACTCGGTCGCCGGAACCTTCACAATGTCACAGTCACCCAGACCGGCTGCGTCGGGCTGTGCGAGCAGGAGCCTATAGTCGACGTTGTCCGGTCGGGCGAGGCGAAGGTGACTTACGGGAAAGTGACACCGGAGCGCGCCCGGCAGATTATTGCGAGCCACGTCGTGAACGGACGCGTTCTCGGCGATCTCGTCATATCCACTCAGTAGGCTTTGCCTTCTGACGAGGATTGTGAATGTCTTCACAAGGCTTGTTGCCGGGATCGTGTGAGATCCGCGCAACACTGCGAACACTTCGGATGGGGAGGGACCCGAGCGTGCACAGTCTGACCGAGACGTGCTCTCCTGACCAGGCATACCTGGATGAGGTCGGAAGAGTTGCGGAGAACTACCGTGGAAAGCCCGAAGACCTGGTACTTGCGCTCCACGACGTGCAAGCCCTGGGGAACTGGCTTCCGCGCGAGGCCTTGACCATCGTGGCGAGGACTCTCAATCTTCCTGTAAGCAAGGTGTATGGTGTCGCGACTTTCTACTCGATGTTCTCCACCAAACCGCGGGGACGGCACATCATCCGGATCTGCGAGAGCGCCCCTTGCCACATCGCGGGAGCGCAGGCGATCGTGGACTCGCTCCAGGCTCAGTTGGGGGTGGAGTTGGGCGGGACCACCAAGGACGGCAGGTTCACCCTCGAGCTCACATCCTGCCTCGGGGTATGTGGTGTTGCCCCTGCGATCATGATCGATGATACGGTTCACGGCAACCTCACTGTGGAGGACCTGCCCGCAATACTGCGGCAGTATGAGTAGGCCGGTCGAGACTGCCTGATCCTGGGCCCCACGCGTGTGGGGTCAACCGCGAAAGGAGGAGTCCTCGTGGAGTTCTATCGTTCTCACGTACTCGTGTGCGGGGGGTCTCCGTGCGTGGCCGCGGGTTGCCGGGCTGTGAGGGATGCTCTAGTCAGCTCGGTTGCAGCGCGGGATCTCGCGCGGGAGATTCGCGTGGTCGAAACCGGATGCCTGGGCCCGTGCGATCTTGGCCCGATTATCGTGGTGTATCCTGAAGGCACTGTCTATACGCAAGTTTCTGTTGGGGACGT is a window of Bacillota bacterium DNA encoding:
- the nuoE gene encoding NADH-quinone oxidoreductase subunit NuoE translates to MHSLTETCSPDQAYLDEVGRVAENYRGKPEDLVLALHDVQALGNWLPREALTIVARTLNLPVSKVYGVATFYSMFSTKPRGRHIIRICESAPCHIAGAQAIVDSLQAQLGVELGGTTKDGRFTLELTSCLGVCGVAPAIMIDDTVHGNLTVEDLPAILRQYE
- a CDS encoding formate--tetrahydrofolate ligase, with amino-acid sequence MLSDIEIAQSARLRPIQEVAQDVGLSEDDLEYYGKFKAKVSLGVLPRLADRPNGRLIYTTAITATPAGEGKTCTAVGVTQALGKLGKKVMLCLREPSLGPTFGIKGGAAGGGYSQVVPMEDINLHFTGDIHAVGTAHNLLAALLDNHIHQGNALGIDIHRIVWRRVMDMNERQLRSIVCGLGGSGNGVPRESGFDITVASEIMAVLCLATSMSDLKERLGRLIVAYTQDNKPVTASDLKAVGAMAVLLKDALKPNLVQTLEGQPAFVHGGPFANIAHGNNSVIATGMALKLADYVVTEGGFAADLGAEKFFDIVHRFTGLKPDVAILVASVRALNMHGGVPKDKVSETNLAALEAGCANLDRHIQNLKKFGVPIVVAINRFPTDSPEELELVKGHCDALGVRSAISEVVARGGEGGLELGRQVLEALESDPSDFHPIYDPALPIKAKIETLAREIYGADGVVYTPGAEKNISSLTKLGLDKMPICMAKTQHSITDDPNMKGAPTGWKLNVREVRASAGAGFLVVLTGDVMTMPGLPKVPAAENVDIDENGRIVGLF
- a CDS encoding (2Fe-2S) ferredoxin domain-containing protein; the encoded protein is MKSLEELKRIRERARAMTELREGQGDVRIVVGMGTCGIAAGARDTLGAILEELGRRNLHNVTVTQTGCVGLCEQEPIVDVVRSGEAKVTYGKVTPERARQIIASHVVNGRVLGDLVISTQ